In Cryptomeria japonica chromosome 10, Sugi_1.0, whole genome shotgun sequence, a genomic segment contains:
- the LOC131072267 gene encoding uncharacterized protein LOC131072267 isoform X2, producing MHRAPKWKAEKNRVKAVFRLQLQATQVPQPGWEKLFVSFIPAETGKASAKTTKVSVRNGSCKWSDPIYETTRLLQDMKTRKFDEKLYKLAVSTGSSRYGYLGEADINLADYAESVNPSTVSLPLQSCNFGTILHVTIQLLTAKTGFREFEQQRELTERGLRIGDDEHDGSALASEEKIDGLGIKEKPRASSAVRLRPGSQEVSSIKLSSKTNRNYRGHVAGATISLSTAENNYSSKQQENDVSEVGGITNGINQDAEGFPSSLSQISKPPLKSSISNGQVQMHMKQIERSSGEWTHGWSSDYSTENDVANVYEENERLKVNLQIAESSIMQLKTEIASLEKQAEGQAAEINTLMQQLTTEIKQERDAIKNSNVRSESGSIKSDYEQLQVPGHGKEEHKHVGNGWLDMGDSKYTLEDLKKELDSEKQVNMNLKMQLEKTQEAHSKLLLGFQGDFSESKTKEIEQIPNRKPQAMVIEDKNQGLKGTEIDWLQKLTSSEHKVREIKEKIILKDDGRILEFLGDDLEVLERLFQEFRQENISMISKLNGKMIASDRKIAEVDPDKRSFPGEFFLPCNILTNFEINGCGNGNSCLYLDDRETPNSYQLCKQKNTSHDIHFETHQFSGNTEKINGFDKSGLEFQLSEAKQQIEALSASNYQLETRIQSLVEDRHDLQNRLNTVLAREQNGDFMEESLIITGEDYEPQTKRSQHIGNDQDEIYSKMFLLGKKKSQLIQNSSQFGAEKHGMENDKALMATTKLSEVVRKGETDSDSTLEMQKRIYELSAEAEDYKKARDSLAYEIEQLEYKYEALICELEERVSYLGNSEKQLQEHLENLRDEHRASLYSISTLESQLEKLKQELDQQAASYSADRDKMALSKSELEQRANRAEMALKKTRLHNANTVGQLQKELEHLSLQISCTFDANEKLATQAFAEASQLCVQKDELEDQLTIMQETLEKANKEIAETRQQGESQVQKLTTQLNLSKKSEEELLLKLQNMANELENQIESEGDYIKRDEELSARISMLEREVQTLSNEKINLIQKAEECNIVKAELQSTKISLNGCKAERTGIEALLQRVNEEKIKFEKELCSLNEMLRNSDTEFDELKCCKDERHEEVASLHLALENIVADKSSYIEQKNKLLELQSQHSELKQRLSEQELKTAEMKHLFHSQKELQQKAEAEVSQLCAQKNDLEEYSSGLQSSLQNAKDEIAFITGQYEGKVQELMTQLDLSNKQREEMIARLQNAWNDKEKCMNNETNHIKRNQELASKISMLEIELQSVLKDKSSLTQRVKECDGMRSDFEKNKQNLDSTKVQNAELKSALQKVKHESRELENELISLKAALESADRELDELKCSKNELEITAAFLKSKLDNQYTELALSNEHRDELIELHKQYGELKHRFSEKEEEAEELRKRLAHSVEHSQKADVEVSQICARNSDLEKQLSIIQESLQIASAENESLRLQVEAKMQELDLLTKEREDLLSKLENAMADLELQKKSEENSLRANKELSIKISLLETEVQTALNGKMEVLHKVEDYEAIIAELESNKSSLNICNTERAALEDSLDRATEEKGKLDKELGLLKELLRDSDSELFELKQHRAELETEVKFLQSKENEQNDELMQLHSENNELKLRFSEQELKMEDLRKYLAHFKDLSEKADLEASQLHARNVDLEKLLSVVQQSLQMANADNESMQKQLAAKVQELDLSTIQRQEFLLKLQNAMSDLEVRTKSEATYLRENKELSVKISLLETELETAVNEKMKIIHNCEELKVCKAELEDSLDSTNEEKEQLDKELGLLKEMLRNLNSELDELNCHRDELEITVTVLESKMDEQNDELIQLHNECIELKGRLSEKEVMAEELRRHSIQLKELQQKAEAEVSQLHVRKKEMEEHSIMVQESLRIAFIREQFEAKEQELMNQLEMSKRHGEDLMSKLQDRMKELEIQKSNEIQYREKTEELSIRLVSLETELRSVLKQNNVLVQKIKESNEVKAEVEITKTSLEKCVAEKARLEHQLHISDVEKEQLDKELCSLKEMLRYSDVELDELKCCKDELEMKVASFQSKLDDQDAQLSLQADEKNELIQLQKFENELKNRLLEKESKIEDMEKHIFKLERELQQKVNALVEIERKLKGQADNTKSTADDTTGEVKSLAVVLGEPWQEFSVNEKKLQNNIDKVDLIDEHLNESALNSSLDRINKELEKMKRDNLAPFQQENELLCELDRQEPLQKEMELLQMVNKQLENMFPSFKEPARGGNVIDRVLALERELADALKANDAKKRQFQSSFVKQQADQAAMLQSFRDINELINDMLEVKRKNSVLEDELKELQNRYSQVSLQFAEVEGERQQLVMTVKNLRGGKKS from the exons GTGCCACAACCAGGATGGGAGAAGTTGTTTGTATCCTTTATTCCTGCCGAGACTGGAAAGGCTTCAGCTAAGACAACAAAAGTTTCTGTCCGCAATGGAAGTTGCAAATGGTCTGATCCTATATATGAGACAACAAGACTTTTGCAGGACATGAAGACcagaaaatttgatgaaaagttataCAAGCTTGCAGTCTCAACG GGGTCCTCTCGTTATGGCTATCTTGGGGAAGCTGACATCAACCTTGCAGATTATGCAGAATCTGTAAACCCATCAACTGTCTCTCTGCCACTCCAAAGCTGCAATTTTGGTACCATTTTACAT GTTACGATCCAGTTACTCACTGCAAAAACAGGCTTTAG AGAGTTTGAGCAGCAAAGGGAGCTTACAGAAAGAGGTTTACGTATTGGGGATGATGAACATGATGGGAGTGCATTAGCTTCCGAAGAGAAAATAGATGGCCTTGGCATTAAG GAAAAGCCTCGAGCCAGTTCAGCTGTTCGGCTTCGTCCAGGTAGTCAAGAAGTTTCATCAATAAAACTCAGTAGCAAAACCAATAGAAACTACAGAGGACATGTTGCTGGTGCTACTATATCACTTTCTACTGCAGAAAACAACTATAGTTCAAAGCAACAGGAAAATGATGTTTCTGAGGTTGGTGGTATAACAAATGGAATAAATCAAGATGCAGAAGGCTTTCCTTCATCTCTTAGCCAAATTTCCAAGCCTCCCCTAAAATCAAGTATCAGTAATGGTCAGGTACAAATGCATATGAAACAAATAGAAAGGTCAAGTGGTGAATGGACACATGGTTGGAGTTCAGACTATTCTACAGAAAATGATGTGGCAAATGTTTATGAAGAAAATGAGAGGCTTAAAGTAAATCTACAAATTGCTGAATCTTCAATAATGCAGCTCAAGACAGAAATCGCCTCATTAGAAAAGCAAGCAGAAGGACAAGCAGCAGAAATAAATACACTAATGCAGCAACTTACAACAGAGATTAAGCAGGAACGGGACGCAATTAAAAATTCAAATGTCAGATCAGAGAGTGGAAGTATTAAATCCGACTATGAGCAGCTACAGGTTCCAGGACATGGCAAGGAAGAACATAAGCATGTGGGTAATGGATGGCTTGACATGGGTGATAGCAAGTATACTTTGGAAGACCTCAAAAAAGAGCTGGATTCTGAGAAACAAGTCAACATGAACCTCAAAATGCAGCTGGAGAAGACACAAGAGGCACACTCTAAGTTATTACTTGGATTTCAGGGGGATTTTTCAGAGAGCAAGACTAAGGAGATTGAACAGATACCAAATAGAAAACCTCAGGCTATGGTGATAGAAGATAAAAATCAGGGACTTAAGGGCACCGAGATCGACTGGCTACAAAAGCTCACTTCTTCAGAGCACAAAGTCAGAGAAATCAAAGAGAAAATAATTTTGAAAGATGACGGAAGGATCTTGGAATTCCTTGGAGATGATCTTGAGGTTTTGGAGAGGCTATTCCAAGAGTTCCGGCAGGAAAACATAAGTATGATTAGTAAGTTGAATGGTAAAATGATTGCAAGTGATAGAAAAATAGCTGAAGTTGATCCTGACAAGAGGAGCTTCCCTGGAGAGTTCTTCCTGCCATGTAACATCCTAACTAATTTTGAAATCAATGGCTGTGGGAATGGAAATTCATGTCTTTATTTGGATGATCGTGAAACACCAAACAGTTATCAGCTTTGCAAGCAGAAAAACACATCACATGATATACATTTTGAAACACATCAATTTTCAGGGAACACAGAAAAAATAAATGGTTTTGACAAGTCAGGATTAGAATTTCAACTTTCAGAAGCTAAGCAACAGATAGAGGCTCTTTCTGCATCAAACTACCAGCTAGAAACTAGAATTCAATCTCTAGTGGAGGACAGACATGACTTGCAAAATCGGCTAAATACAGTTCTAGCAAGGGAACAAAATGGAGATTTTATGGAAGAATCTCTAATTATCACAGGAGAAGACTATGAGCCACAAACCAAGAGAAGCCAACACATAGGCAATGACCAAGATGAGATTTACAGCAAAATGTTTCTTTTGGGGAAGAAAAAGAGTCAACTTATTCAAAATAGTTCTCAGTTTGGTGCAGAGAAACATGGTATGGAAAATGACAAAGCTCTGATGGCCACAACAAAGCTATCAGAGGTAGTCAGAAAAGGTGAAACTGACAGTGATAGCACTCTTGAAATGCAGAAAAGGATTTATGAACTTTCTGCAGAAGCAGAGGACTATAAAAAGGCACGAGACTCTCTAGCATATGAAATAGAGCAATTAGAATACAAATATGAGGCTCTGATATGTGAACTTGAGGAACGAGTGTCATATTTAGGGAACTCAGAGAAGCAGCTGCAAGAACACTTAGAAAATCTGAGAGATGAGCACAGAGCTTCTTTATATAGTATTAGCACCCTTGAAAGTCAGCTGGAAAAGTTAAAGCAAGAGCTTGATCAACAAGCAGCAAGCTATTCAGCCGACAGGGATAAAATGGCCTTGTCTAAATCTGAGCTGGAGCAAAGGGCCAACAGAGCAGAAATGGCACTAAAAAAGACTCGATTGCATAATGCTAACACTGTTGGACAACTTCAGAAAGAGCTTGAGCATCTTTCTTTACAGATTTCTTGTACATTTGATGCCAATGAAAAGCTGGCAACACAAGCATTTGCAGAGGCATCTCAACTATGTGTACAAAAGGATGAACTGGAAGATCAATTAACAATAATGCAAGAAACACTTGAAAAGGCTAATAAAGAGATTGCAGAAACCAGACAACAGGGTGAATCCCAGGTGCAAAAACTTACAACTCAGCTGAATCTCTCAAAGAAAAGCGAAGAAGAGTTGCTTCTAAAGCTTCAAAACATGGCTAATGAGCTAGAAAATCAGATAGAAAGTGAAGGAgactatattaaaagagatgaggagCTTTCTGCCCGAATTTCGATGTTGGAGAGAGAGGTGCAAACTCTATCAAATGAAAAGATCAATCTTATTCAAAAGGCTGAAGAATGTAACATTGTAAAAGCTGAACTCCAGAGTACTAAAATAAGTTTAAATGGTTGTAAAGCAGAGAGGACAGGTATAGAAGCTTTGTTGCAGAGGGTTAATgaggaaaaaataaaatttgagaagGAACTTTGTTCTTTGAATGAAATGCTGAGAAATTCAGATACAGAATTCGATGAACTGAAATGTTGCAAAGATGAACGACATGAAGAAGTTGCATCGCTTCATTTGGCATTGGAAAATATAGTTGCTGATAAGTCATCTTATATTGAGCAAAAAAACAAATTGTTGGAACTTCAAAGCCAACACAGTGAGCTTAAGCAGAGGTTGTCTGAGCAAGAGTTGAAGACAGCAGAGATGAAACATTTGTTTCATTCACAGAAAGAACTTCAACAGAAGGCAGAGGCAGAGGTATCTCAACTGTGCGCTCAGAAGAATGATCTAGAAGAATATTCATCAGGCTTGCAATCATCACTCCAAAATGCCAAAGACGAGATTGCATTTATTACAGGACAGTACGAAGGCAAGGTCCAAGAACTTATGACTCAATTAGATCTTTCAAATAAACAACGAGAGGAAATGATTGCAAGGCTGCAAAATGCATGGAATGATAAAGAGAAGTGCATGAATAATGAAACAAATCACATTAAAAGAAATCAGGAGCTGGCCAGTAAAATTTCAATGTTGGAGATAGAGTTACAGTCAGTCTTAAAGGATAAGAGTAGTCTTACCCAAAGGGTTAAGGAATGTGATGGTATGAGGTctgattttgaaaaaaataaacagAATTTGGACAGTACTAAAGTCCAAAATGCAGAGCTAAAATCAGCTTTGCAAAAGGTTAAGCATGAAAGCAGAGAGCTTGAAAATGAACTTATCTCGTTAAAAGCAGCACTGGAAAGTGCAGATAGAGAACTAGACGAGTTGAAATGCTCCAAGAATGAACTAGAGATAACAGCAGCGTTCCTGAAGTCCAAGTTGGATAATCAATATACTGAATTAGCATTGAGTAATGAGCATAGAGATGAGTTAATCGAGCTCCATAAGCAGTATGGTGAACTAAAACATAGGTTTTCAGAAAAAGAAGAGGAAGCAGAAGAATTAAGGAAACGTTTAGCTCATTCTGTAGAGCATTCACAGAAGGCAGATGTGGAAGTTTCTCAGATTTGTGCAAGAAATAgtgacttggagaaacagttgtcaATCATCCAAGAATCACTACAAATAGCAAGTGCAGAAAATGAATCATTGAGATTGCAGGTTGAAGCCAAGATGCAAGAGCTAGATTTGCTGACAAAAGAAAGGGAAGATTTGTTATCAAAGCTAGAAAATGCAATGGCTGATCTTGAATTGCAGAAAAAAAGTGAAGAAAATTCCTTGAGAGCAAATAAGGAACTTTCCATCAAAATTTCGTTATTGGAAACAGAGGTGCAAACAGCTTTGAATGGAAAGATGGAAGTTCTTCACAAGGTCGAGGATTATGAAGCTATCATAGCTGAACTAGAAAGTAATAAAAGTAGTCTCAATATTTGTAATACAGAGAGAGCAGCGCTAGAGGATTCTTTGGACAGGGCTACTGAGGAGAAAGGAAAACTTGATAAGGAACTTGGCTTATTGAAGGAATTGTTAAGGGATTCAGATTCAGAATTATTCGAGCTGAAACAACACAGAGCTGAACTAGAGACAGAAGTCAAGTTTCTGCAGTCCAAGGAGAATGAGCAAAATGATGAATTGATGCAGCTTCATAGTGAAAATAATGAACTTAAACTTAGGTTTTCAGAACAAGAATTGAAAATGGAAGACCTGAGGAAATACCTAGCTCACTTTAAAGACCTTTCGGAGAAGGCAGATCTGGAAGCTTCTCAGCTTCATGCAAGAAATGTTGACTTGGAAAAGCTGTTGTCAGTTGTCCAACAATCACTGCAAATGGCAAATGCAGATAATGAATCAATGCAAAAGCAGTTGGCAGCCAAGGTGCAAGAACTAGATCTGTCAACAATACAGAGGCAAGAGTTTTTATTAAAGCTGCAAAATGCAATGTCTGATCTTGAGGTTCGGACAAAAAGTGAAGCAACTTACTTGAGAGAAAATAAGGAGTTATCTGTCAAGATATCATTATTGGAAACAGAGTTGGAAACTGCTGTGAATGAAAAGATGAAAATTATTCATAATTGTGAGGAACTTAAAGTGTGCAAAGCTGAATTAGAAGATTCTTTGGACAGCACTAATGAGGAAAAAGAGCAACTTGATAAGGAGCTTGGTTTGCTAAAAGaaatgttaaggaatttaaattcagagctagatgagctcaaTTGCCACAGAGATGAACTAGAGATAACGGTCACCGTTCTGGAGTCCAAGATGGATGAGCAAAATGATGAATTGATACAGCTTCATAATGAATGCATTGAACTTAAGGGCAGGCTCTCAGAGAAAGAAGTAATGGCAGAAGAATTGAGAAGACACTCAATCCAATTGAAAGAGCTTCAACAGAAGGCAGAAGCCGAAGTCTCTCAACTCCATGTGCGGAAGAAAGAAATGGAAGAACATTCAATAATGGTGCAAGAATCGCTTCGAATTGCATTCATCCGAGAGCAATTTGAAGCCAAAGAGCAAGAACTGATGAATCAATTAGAAATGTCAAAAAGACATGGTGAGGACTTAATGTCAAAGCTGCAAGATAGGATGAAGGAGCTTGAGATCCAGAAAAGCAATGAAATACAGTACAGGGAAAAAACTGAAGAGCTGTCCATTAGACTTGTGTCGCTGGAGACAGAATTGCGATCTGTTTTGAAACAAAATAATGTCCTTGTTCAGAAGATTAAGGAAAGTAATGAAGTGAAGGCGGAAGTTGAAATTACTAAAACAAGTTTGGAGAAATGTGTAGCAGAGAAAGCACGGTTAGAACATCAGTTGCATATATCTGATGTGGAGAAAGAACAACTTGATAAAGAGCTTTGCTCTTTAAAGGAAATGCTTAGATATTCAGATGTGGAATTGGATGAGTTGAAATGTTGCAAGGATGAACTAGAGATGAAGGTCGCTTCTTTCCAGTCCAAATTGGATGACCAAGATGCCCAATTATCACTCCAAGCAGATGAAAAGAATGAACTAATTCAGCTTCAAAAGTTTGAAAATGAACTTAAGAATAGATTGTTGGAGAAAGAGTCAAAGATAGAAGACATGGAGAAACATATATTCAAATTAGAGAGAGAGCTTCAGCAAAAGGTGAATGCACTCGTTGAAATTGAGAGGAAGTTGAAGGGCCAAGCTGATAACACAAAATCTACAGCAGATGATACTACA GGTGAGGTGAAATCATTGGCTGTTGTGCTTGGAGAGCCCTGGCAAGAATTTAGTGTAAATGAAaagaaattacaaaataatattgaTAAAGTGGACCTGATTGATGAACATCTAAATGAGTCAGCTTTGAATTCCAGTTTGGATCGGATTAACAAAGAG CTGGAGAAAATGAAACGTGACAATTTAGCTCCATTTCAGCAAGAAAATGAGCTTCTATGTGAGCTTGATCGACAAGAACCATTGCAGAAAGAAATGGAGCTGTTGCAGATG GTGAATAAACAGCTTGAGAATATGTTTCCTAGTTTTAAAGAGCCTGCAAGGGGTGGAAATGTTATAGACAGAGTCCTTGCTTTGGAGAGAGAGTTGGCAGATGCATTGAAGgcaaatgatgcaaagaaaagacaGTTCCAAAG